Proteins encoded in a region of the Apostichopus japonicus isolate 1M-3 chromosome 19, ASM3797524v1, whole genome shotgun sequence genome:
- the LOC139960459 gene encoding uncharacterized protein — translation MKLLSEPWYCKGAAGRPATGYLEEHLRYVRKKKIAMVKDSPGASSPPTPLTKVSTPPKLREADLENKEEYVMMTEWLKCNMEPREKVLDFMRQTAVYRQQQIKDHSTNISDILKE, via the exons ATGAAACTTTTATCG GAACCATGGTATTGCAAAGGTGCTGCAGGACGACCGGCGACAGGGTATCTAGAAGAGCACCTACGCTACGTACGCAAAAAGAAGATTGCCATGGTGAAAGATTCCCCCGGTGCATCAAGTCCACCTACTCCTTTGACTAAAGTGTCCACTCCACCAAAATTGAGAG AAGCTGATCTGGAGAACAAAGAGGAATATGTGATGATGACTGAGTGGCTGAAATGTAACATGGAACCAAGAGAGAAAGTATTGGACTTCATGAGGCAAACTGCAGTTTACAGACAACAGCAGATCAAAGACCACTCAACTAACATTTCAGATATTCTGAAAGAGTAA